The Osmerus eperlanus chromosome 12, fOsmEpe2.1, whole genome shotgun sequence genome has a segment encoding these proteins:
- the lrrc4bb gene encoding leucine-rich repeat-containing protein 4B — translation MRVVMVTSPSSPSPLLWLVQFLLWFHHHGPQLTEAAPPCPSPCTCSNQASRVICTRKSLDGVPESISENTRYLNLQENTIQVIKSETFKHLRHLEILQLSKNHIRQIEVGAFNGLPNLNTLELFDNRLTVVPSQAFEYLSKLRELWLRNNPIETLPAFAFNRVPSLRRLDLGELRKLDYISEAAFEGLVNLRFLNLGMCGLKDIPNLTPLVRLEELELSGNQLGIVRPGSFQGLVSLRKLWLMHSRVTVIERNAFDDLKNLEELNLSHNSLHSLPHDLFTPLHVLERVHLNHNPWVCNCDVLWLSWWLKETVPSNTTCCARCHAPPGLKGRYIGELDQSHFTCYAPVIVEPPTDLNVTEGMAAELKCRTGTSMTSVNWLTPNGTLMTHGSYRVRISVLHDGTLNFTNVTVQDTGQYTCMVTNSAGNTTATAVLNVSATDPSNSYSYFTTVTVETVETVQEENSARQYINETFIEFPGPTMPGGVLGEGRSGVTISPSLSSLSSLSPRATRGTEKAVTVSIMNVPNIPGLDDVMKTTKIIIGCFVAITFMAAVMLVVFYKLRKQHQLHKHHGPARAIEIINVEDEIGAGAGSGISGGSTMNSGCGGEGTLRIHHPEIVNLPNIGRSDHLNHYYKAHHFNNNVMGLSIGSGEGAGSGGILNNKNPSQINQQGQEIPISCTQVPISTSGNGINLSSVSPPLPMSLPMPTMGIHGSLKGFMGQNPNPQMEPLLFKGNSKENVQETQI, via the exons ATgcgtgttgtcatggtgaccagcccctcttccccctcccccctcctctggttGGTCCAGTTTTTGTTGTGGTTCCACCACCATGGACCTCAGCTGACAGAGGCTGCGCCCCCATGCCCTAGCCCCTGTACCTGCTCCAATCAGGCCAGCCGTGTCATTTGTACAAGAAAGAGTTTAGATGGGGTACCAGAAAGCATTTCTGAGAACACGAGATACCTCAACCTACAAGAGAACACAATTCAG GTGATAAAGTCTGAAACCTTTAAGCACCTGAGGCATTTGGAAATCCTGCAGCTCTCCAAGAACCATATCCGACAGATAGAGGTGGGGGCATTCAATGGCCTCCCCAACCTCAACACGCTGGAGCTCTTTGACAACCGTCTCACAGTGGTGCCATCCCAGGCCTTTGAGTATCTCAGCAAGCTAAGGGAGCTATGGCTACGGAACAACCCCATCGAGACCCTGCCAGCCTTCGCCTTTAACCGCGTTCCTTCGTTGCGCCGCCTTGATCTCGGAGAGCTGCGCAAGCTGGACTACATCTCCGAGGCCGCCTTCGAGGGATTGGTCAACTTGCGTTTCCTGAACCTGGGCATGTGCGGGCTGAAGGACATCCCCAACCTCACCCCCTTGGTTCgactggaggagctggagctgtCCGGAAACCAGCTGGGAATCGTGCGACCCGGCTCCTTCCAGGGTCTGGTGTCCCTCCGCAAGCTGTGGCTCATGCACTCCAGGGTGACGGTGATCGAGCGCAACGCCTTCGACGACCTCAAGAATCTGGAGGAGCTCAACCTGTCCCACAACTCCCTGCACAGCCTGCCACACGACCTCTTCACCCCCTTGCACGTGTTGGAGAGGGTCCACCTCAACCACAACCCCTGGGTGTGCAACTGCGACGTGCTGTGGCTCAGTTGGTGGCTGAAGGAGACGGTGCCCAGCAACACCACCTGCTGCGCCCGCTGCCACGCCCCTCCGGGCTTGAAGGGCCGCTACATCGGCGAGCTGGACCAGAGCCACTTCACCTGCTACGCCCCCGTCATCGTGGAGCCGCCCACCGACCTCAACGTCACCGAGGGCATGGCGGCCGAGCTGAAATGTCGCACCGGGACCTCGATGACCTCTGTCAATTGGCTCACCCCGAACGGTACCCTCATGACACACGGGTCATACCGAGTCCGCATCTCGGTTCTGCATGACGGAACCCTGAACTTCACCAACGTGACCGTCCAGGACACCGGCCAATACACCTGCATGGTGACCAACTCCGCCGGTAACACCACGGCAACCGCCGTCCTCAACGTGTCCGCCACTGATCCCAGCAACAGCTACAGCTACTTCACTACCGTCACCGTGGAAACCGTGGAAACGGTACAGGAGGAAAATTCAGCCAGACAGTACATCAACGAGACTTTCATCGAATTTCCAGGTCCTACAATGCCAGGAGGGGTACTGGGCGAGGGTAGGTCTGGTGTCACCAtatcgccctccctctcctcactctcctccttgtctccaCGAGCCACTAGAGGCACCGAGAAAGCAGTGACTGTGTCCATTATGAACGTTCCAAACATACCTGGCCTGGATGATGTCATGAAGACCACCAAGATCATCATCGGCTGCTTCGTGGCCATCACGTTCATGGCAGCCGTGATGCTGGTGGTCTTCTACAAGCTGAGGAAGCAGCATCAGCTGCACAAACACCACGGCCCCGCCCGAGCCATCGAGATCATCAATGTGGAGGATGAGATTGGAGCCGGGGCAGGAAGTGGAATCTCAGGGGGTTCTACTATGAATTCCGGCTGCGGGGGAGAAGGAACCTTGAGGATACATCACCCGGAGATAGTCAACCTTCCTAACATCGGTCGATCGGATCATCTCAACCACTACTATAAAGCCCATCATTTCAACAACAACGTAATGGGTCTGAGTATTGGATCCGGGGAAGGAGCTGGATCGGGGGGTATCCTTAACAATAAGAATCCATCTCAAATCAACCAGCAAGGTCAAGAAATCCCCATCTCTTGTACTCAAGTGCCCATCTCCACATCTGGCAATGGCATCAACCTCAGTTCTGTGTCTCCACCCCTGCCAATGTCCCTCCCGATGCCCACTATGGGAATACATGGATCTCTCAAGGGTTTCATGGGCCAGAACCCCAATCCACAAATGGAGCCTCTTCTTTTCAAAGGAAACTCAAAGGAAAACGTTCAAGAGACTCAAAtctaa
- the LOC134031331 gene encoding uncharacterized PE-PGRS family protein PE_PGRS54-like — MSDSPPLKRQNTSEDSGCRAGGLAGSNRKSEDSGFSAEGLASPNRKSEDSGFRAGGLAGSNRKSEDSGFSAEGLAGPNRKSEDSGFSAEGLAGPNRKSEDSGFRAGGLAGLNRKSEDSGFRAGGLAGLNRKSEDSGFRAGGLAGSNRKSEDSGFSAEGLAGLNRKSEDSGFRAGGLAGLNRKSEDSGFRAGGLAGLNRKSEDSGFRAGGLAGSNMKSEDSGFRAGGLGGLNRK, encoded by the coding sequence ATGTCTGACAGCCCGCCACTGAAGAGACAGAACACCTCAGAGGACTCGGGTTGCCGTGCTGGAGGACTGGCTGGTTCCAACAGGAAGTCAGAGGACTCTGGCTTCAGTGCTGAAGGACTGGCTAGTCCgaacaggaagtcagaggaCTCTGGTttcagggctggaggactggctggTTCCAACAGGAAGTCAGAGGACTCTGGCTTCAGTGCTGAAGGACTGGCTGGTCCgaacaggaagtcagaggaCTCTGGCTTCAGTGCTGAAGGACTGGCTGGTCCgaacaggaagtcagaggaCTCTGGTttcagggctggaggactggctggtctgaacaggaagtcagaggaCTCTGGTttcagggctggaggactggctggtctgaacaggaagtcagaggaCTCTGGTttcagggctggaggactggctggTTCCAACAGGAAGTCAGAGGACTCTGGCTTCAGTGCTGAAGGACTGGCTGGTctgaacaggaagtcagaggaCTCTGGTttcagggctggaggactggctggtctgaacaggaagtcagaggaCTCTGGTttcagggctggaggactggctggtctgaacaggaagtcagaggaCTCTGGTttcagggctggaggactggctggTTCCAACATGAAGTCAGAGGACTCTGGTttcagggctggaggactgggtgGTCTGAACAGGAAGTAA